The genomic stretch GATATGTATTACTTTGAAGACGAAGTAGCCAAAACCGTTGATAAAATCGGTATGCGTGCCATTTTAGGTGAAACAGTAATTAAATTCCCTGTTGCTGATGCACAAAACGCACAAGAAGGTATTCAATACGCACTAAAATTTATCGAAGAATATAAAGATCACCCACGTATTACCCCAGCATTTGCTCCACATGCACCCTATACCAATACCACTGAAGTGCTGCAGCAAATCACCAAGTTAGCAAAAGAGCATAACGTACCCGTACTAATTCATTTAGCTGAATCAGATCGCGAAAATGAAAAAATCGCAGCTCGTGCAGACGGTAAATCACCTGTTGAATACATGGATAGCATCGGTTCACTGGACGAGCGTTTAGTTGCTGCGCACATGATCAATGTGAGCGAATCAGATATCGAATTAGTGAAAAAAGCCGGTACCGGTGTTGCACACAATATGAGTGCAAACATCAAATCAGCAAAAGGGGTATCACCAGCGCTAAAAATGTATGACGAAGACATCCGTATTGGTTTAGGTACAGATGGTCCAATGTCGGGTAATACACTCAGTACAATCGATGAGTTTAACCAAGTGGCTAAAGTGCACAAACTTGTAAATCAAGATCGTGGCGCAATGCCACCAGTGAAAGTAATCGACATGGCAACCATGGGCGCAGCAAGGGCATTGCACATGGAAGACAAAATTGGTTCTTTAGAAGTAGGTAAATTGGCTGATGTTATCGTTATCGATACTAAAGCACCCAACATGGTACCTATGTACAATCCATATTCAGTACTCGTGTATTCAGCTAATTCAGGCAATGTTCGCCACTCTATCGTTGCAGGTAAAGTGATCATGCAAGATCGTAATATGCTAACGGTGAACGAAAAAAACATCATTGAGGAAGCAATCGAGTTTACTAAAAAAGTACGTCAAACAGTAATCGAAAATGGTGAAAAAGTTATCTAAATAAGTCATTTTTTAAAAACCTAAATAATAAGATATTAAGTAATTATACGCGGTATCTTATTATTTATATGCCCACTCATAACCGAACTTACCCTGTGAGTAAGTGTACAATAAACCACCAATATACTGGCAATGACAGTACCCATCCACAATAAACGTAGTTATACACATAACCTATGTGGAAAAGTAATGGAAACTGAACTAAATAGTGCTAACAACCGCTATAATCGATATTTATTAACAAGTGACAGGTTTTAAACAGGAAGTTATCCACCATTTCTGTGGATAACCTTGTGAAGAGTTTACATTATTGCCATTTAACATAATAAAATACGCATCAAATTATCCACAACGTCATAATAAATATAATAAGTTATTTTAAAACAACAACTTAAAGTTAAACTTGCGAATGAAACATCTAAGTAACACAAAAACGAGAGCAAAGTCACATTTAGTATGAAAAACGACCGTTAACAGCTAGATTTAAAAGTGTTATTCTGCTAAACAACACCTTGAGGTATAAGAATTATTTGTCATGCAATCAATCATAAATCCCCCCAAAGATATTAACGAACTCATGAGCCGTGCCCAGAACATTGCCGGATTTAATCTGCAGCAGATAGCCGCATTGCATCACCTCAGCGTGCCAAATGATCTGCGTAAGCAAAAAGGCTGGATTGGCCAACTGTTAGAATTACACCTTGGTGCAACAGCAGGCAGTAAACCCATTCAGGATTTTCCAGAACTCGGGGTCGAATTAAAAACCATCCCTATTAACGCGCAGGGTAAACCACTAGAAACCACGTTTGTGTGTGTCGCGCCATTAACTGGTAATCATGGTATTACTTGGCAGACTTGTAGCGTAGCCAATAAATTAAAACAAGTATTATGGATCCCCGTGCTCGGCGAGCGTGATATTCCAATAGCAGAACGGATAGTTGGTTCACCACTACTTTGGCAACCCGATACGCTTGAAAGTGCGCAGTTACAAGAAGACTGGGAAGAGTTAATGGATATGATCGCACTTGGGCAGGTAGAACAGATCACAGCGCGTCATGGTAAGTACTTACAGCTTCGCCCTAAGGCCGCTAACAATAAAGTGCGTACCAAAGCGTATGGCAGCGAGGGGGAGATTATTCAGGTACGACCACGGGGCTTTTATCTAAAAAAAGCATTCACCCATCAGTTACTGAGAAAACACTTCAATATCTGAGAAACTGAGCCCTAGACAATACTAAATCGCAGGCAAAAAAAAGGCCCGTCAGAAGACGGACCTTAAACTGCATGAAAAAAGGACTATTTGCTTTTACGCTTGCCCAATTTTTCTTTAATACGTGCAGCTTTACCAGTAAGACCACGTAGGTAGTATAGCTTAGCTTGACGAACATCGCCGTGACGCTTAACAGTGATGCTTGCTACCACTGGAGAATGTGTTTGGAATACACGTTCCACACCTTCACCGTTTGAAGTGATTTTACGAACTGTGAATGCAGAGTGCAGACCACGGTTACGTTTAGCGATAACTACGCCTTCAAAAGCCTGTAGACGTGACTTATCACCTTCAACAACTTTAACTTGAACTACAACAGTAGCACCAGGTGCGAAAGTTGGTAAATCTGTTTTCATTTGCTCTTGTTCGAGCTGTGCAATAATGTTGCTCATTTTCTTACCCTAGAATAAACTGAAAAACTCTACTTTAACTCGCGACTTTCGCGAACGATCTCAACAAGAAGTTTTTCTTGCAGATCAGTCAGAGCTAGGTTACTTAATAAATCAGGTCGTCGTTCTAACGTTCGAGCTAAAGACTGTTTCTGTCTATATTGGCTAATTTTACTATGATTGCCACTAAGGAGAACCTTAGGAACAGCCATACCATCTAACACTTCCGGACGCGTATAATGCGGACAATCTAGAAGACCATCAGCAAACGAATCTTGCTCTGCGGATGCCTGAGTGCCTAAAACACCAGGAATCATGCGTGAGACAGCATCAATCATCGTCATTGCGGCAAGTTCACCACCGGTTAACACGAAGTCACCGATAGACCACTCTTCATCAACTTCCGATTGGATGATACGCTCATCAATACCTTCATAACGACCACAAATAAAAATCATCTTTTCATTTGTTGCCAAGTCCAGTACGCCAGCTTGATCCAATTTACGTCCTTGCGGTGAAAGATAAATAACTTTCGCCTCACCACCTGCTGCCTGTTTTGCTGCATGGATAGCATCTCGTAATGGTTGAACCATCATCAACATGCCAGGGCCACCACCATAAGGGCGATCATCGACCGTCTTATGTTTATCGTGGGCAAAATCCCTAGGGTTCCAAGTCTGGAACTTAAGCAGATCGCGTTTTATTGCTCGACCGATGACTCCTTGCTCAGTGATGGCATCAAACATCTCTGGAAAAAGGCTTATAACCCCTAACCACATACTAGCCTCCGCTGATCATGAGTCTTAAAAACTCGGATCCCAATTAACAATAATTTTTTGAGCTGTAATATCAACACTGATAATTACTTGCCCATCAAGATACGGGATTAACCGTTCTTTTTTTCCGAAGGCATCTGTTGCATTCGCTTTAATTACTAATACATCGTTAGAACCAGTTTCCATCATATCAGTGACTTTACCTAACGTGTAACCTTTGTCTGTCTCAACAGAGCAGCCAATGATATCGCGCCAGTAATACTCATCTTCTAATTCTGGAAGTTGATCTGCGTTAATAGCAATCTCAGCACCCGTAAGGGCCTGCGCTTCTTCACGTACATCAATACCAACTAACTTAGCAACTAAACCTTTGCCATGGCGTTTGCAATCTTCAATCGCCACTTCAACCCATTCGCCTTTTTGCTCAATGAGCCAAGGTGAATAGTCAAAGATTCCTTCAGGAATATCGGTAAAGGAGTTGATTTTTATCCAGCCCTTAATGCCGTAAACAGCACCAAGACGGCCAACTACCATCGGTTTGTCAGTTGAACTCACAAGATCTCCTTACCTTAAGATAATTAAGCAGCTTTAGCAGCGTCTTTGATTAACTTAGCAACTGTGTTTGAAACTGTAGCGCCTTTAGCAACCCAAGCTTCAATTTTCACGTTATCAAGACGAACACGTTCTTCTTGACCAGCAGCCATTGGGTTAAAGAAACCTAGCTTCTCGATGAATTTACCATCACGAGCGTTACGGCTGTCTGTAACAACAACTGTATAGAAAGGTGATTTCTTAGAACCACCACGAGATAAACGAATAGTTACCATATCGTCCTCTTTATAAATTAAGTGTGTATTCCGACCTTGCACTGACAAGGTCCCAGTTAGTTCGAATAGTACTCAAGAGTAAGAATAGTACTCACGAATGAGACGATTCGAAGTCGCGCAATTTTACTCTAATTTTAATTAAAAGCAACCTTATTGTGCGCCTGGAGCAGTTTAGTTAGCGCTATTTATACTATAAACAATCATTATGCTGTAATTACGTCGTTCAGATACAAATTAGCGAGCATAAGCTGAAATAAAAAAGCCCCGCTACTATTAAGATAAATAGTGGCGGGGCTGAAGGTAAAAATGACTATATAAAGAAGAAATTTAAGCGGGGTTAACCAAACGGTCCTTTACCACCGCCCATTCCTCCCATACCGCCGCCCATTCCTGGTGGCATCATTCCTTTCATTTTACCCATCATTTTTTTCATGCCGCCTTTACCCGACATTTTTTTCATCATTTTTTGCATTTGAGTGAACTGTTTCAGTAGTTTATTCACATCTTGGATCTGCGAACCAGAACCCATAGCAATACGGCGTTTACGTGAGCCTTTGATAATTTCTGGACGTTGACGTTCCGCAGGCGTCATCGAATTAATAATCGCTTCCATACGGCTCGTTAATTTATCATCCATTTGGTCTTTAACAGCGTCAGGTACCTGGTTCATTCCTGGTAATTTATCCATCATGCCCATCATGCCACCCATGCTTTTCATTTGCACAAGTTGATCACGGAAATCTTCTAAATCAAAGCCTTTACCTTTCTGAACTTTTTTTGCCAGTTTTTCAGCTTTATCTTTATCAACGTTACGTTCTACTTCTTCGATAAGTGATAAAACATCACCCATACCTAAAATACGTGACGCAATACGCTCTGGATGAAAAGGTTCAAGCGCATCAATTTTTTCACCCATACCGATAAACTTAATCGGTTTACCGGTAATGTGACGTATAGACAGTGCAGCACCACCACGGGCATCACCATCTGCTTTCGTTAAGATGATACCAGTTAATGGTAAGCTTTCATTGAAGGCGGCTGCCGTATTTGCTGCATCTTGACCAGTCATAGCATCAACAACGAACAATGTTTCAATCGGGTTGATCGCGACGTGGAGATCTTGAATCTCTTTCATCATGTCAGTATCGACATGTAAACGACCCGCGGTATCGACAATCACAACATCAATAAATGACTTACGTGCGTGTTCGATTGCTGCATTGGCAATATCAACCGGATTTTGCTCGATATTACTTGGGAAGAATTCAACATCAACTTCACCAGCTAATGTTTCTAGCTGTTTGATTGCCGCTGGACGATAAACGTCAGCACTAACAACCAATACAGATTTCTTTTCTCGTTGTTTTAAAAACAGCGCTAATTTGGCGACAGAGGTAGTTTTACCCGCACCTTGTAAACCAGCCATCATTAATACTGCAGGCGGTTGTGCTGCAAGATTTAATGTTTCGTTGGCTTCACCCATTGCCGACTCAAGTTCCGCTTGCACTATCTTGATGAAAGCTTGACCTGGATTCAGACTCTTAGAAACGTCTTGGCCTAGGGCTTTTTCTTTTACGTTTTTAATAAATTCGCGTACGACTGGTAAAGCTACATCCGCTTCGAGTAACGCCATGCGCACTTCACGTAGTGTCTCTTTGACATTATCTTCAGTCAAACGACCACGGCCGCTGACGTTTTTCAGCGTTGCCGATAAGCGATCGGTTAAATTCTCAAACATGACGTTATCCGTTATAAATTAGATTAAATGCAATAATTACTGATGATTATAACCTTATTTGAGGGCAAAAATCACACACTCAAGGTGTTGCTAGGTATTGTTTTATAAAAAAATAATATTTTCCTTTCCAAATAATGCATTTGAATATGGCTCTATAGATACAGCAAGCGTATACTGGGCTTCATAACTACCTATAAATCAACATTAAAGTGAGCCCTATGGAACTGTTTGCTCTCGGCGCTATTATTCTCTATATAGCTGCAACTTATTATTGCATTAAAGCCTTAACGGTTAAGCAGCAGCCGAGTATACGTACTATCTTCATCTTAGGTGCGGGAGCGACACTTTGCCATCTATTCTGGATGGGCTTTGATATTGTAACCACAGCAGGCATTAATTTAAGCATTATTAATGTCGCAGCACTGATTAGTCTACTAATTTCAATGACAATGACGTTGTCGATCAATAAATTTAAAATATTACCTTTATTACCCATCGTCTATGGTTTTTCGATCGTGGTAATCGCCATCAGCTATCTATTACCGACTATCTACATTTCCAATCTAAGTCATAACACGCCACTCGTTGTACATATTGTGGTGATATTATTAGCCTATGCAGCGTTTATCGTGGCGAGCTTACTCGCGCTACAAATGGCTTATCTAGACTATCAACTTAAAAACAAGCGCCCTATTGCGATGCACCCCGCACTACCATCATTAATGACAATAGAAAAACAACTGATAAGATTGCTCAGCGTTGGCTTAGCATTATTGTCAATTGCGATACTTACCAGCTTTATCTTTTTTGAAGATGCATTTACCCATACACAAATGCATAAAACCGTCTTGTCTATCTTAGCTTGGTTGTTCTATTCAGTATTACTCTGGGGCCACTTCAAGCAAGGCTGGCGTAGCAATAAAATTGCATTTGGCACCTTGTTTGGCTCTATACTTCTGTCATTAGCTTATTTTGGCTCTCGCTTTGTAAAAGAGATCATCCTTAATTAATACCGTCAAACTAATAACAATCACACATTAATCAATATACGCACACTCGCATAATCAAAGGATAACACTTGGACGACATATCAACGGGGACCTTGTTTGGTCTCCTGACTATTTTAATTCTTATATCTGCTTATTTCTCTAGCTCAGAAACCGGCATGATGTCTCTCAATCGTTACAGGCTTAAGCACCTGGTTAAAAATAACCATACGGGTGCGAAACGTGTAGAAAAACTCCTCAACAGACCGGATCGTTTGATTGGTCTTATTCTCATTGGTAACAACTTGGTCAACATCTTGGCCTCTTCAATCGCAACGATCATTGGCATGCGTTTATTCGCAGAAAATGAAGCTCTTGGTTTAGCTCTTTCTACCGGTCTATTAACGATTGTTATCCTTATTTTTGCTGAAGTAACACCAAAAACGTTAGCCGCGCTGCACCCTGAAAAAGTCGCATTCCCAAGTTCATTTATATTACGTCCATTACTCACGCTATTTTACCCACTAGTATGGCTCGTCAATATCATTTCCAATGGCCTACTTCGCCTATTCCGTGTCAATGTTGATCATGATGATAATGGCGCACTAAGCTCAGAAGAATTACGTACTGTAGTGCATGAAGCAGGTGCAATGATCCCACAACGTCACCAAGACATGCTGATCAGTATTCTCGATCTAGAAAAAGTCACCGTTGATGACATCATGGTGCCACGTAACGAGATCATCGCTATCGATATTAACGATGAATGGGAAATCTTGTTACGTCAATTACGCAATATCTCTCACACCAAGGTATTATTATACCGTGACACAATCGACGACGCGGTTGGCTTTGTGCATACCCGTGATGCATTACGTTTATTACTAAAAGAACAATTCGATAAAACTACACTATTACGTGCGGTAAAAGAGCTGTACTTCATTCCTGAGTCGACTCCCCTTAACGTGCAACTGTTAAAGTTCCAACGTAAGAAAGAGCGTATCGGCTTAATCGTGG from Moritella marina ATCC 15381 encodes the following:
- the trmD gene encoding tRNA (guanosine(37)-N1)-methyltransferase TrmD, encoding MWLGVISLFPEMFDAITEQGVIGRAIKRDLLKFQTWNPRDFAHDKHKTVDDRPYGGGPGMLMMVQPLRDAIHAAKQAAGGEAKVIYLSPQGRKLDQAGVLDLATNEKMIFICGRYEGIDERIIQSEVDEEWSIGDFVLTGGELAAMTMIDAVSRMIPGVLGTQASAEQDSFADGLLDCPHYTRPEVLDGMAVPKVLLSGNHSKISQYRQKQSLARTLERRPDLLSNLALTDLQEKLLVEIVRESRELK
- a CDS encoding cytochrome C assembly family protein, which codes for MELFALGAIILYIAATYYCIKALTVKQQPSIRTIFILGAGATLCHLFWMGFDIVTTAGINLSIINVAALISLLISMTMTLSINKFKILPLLPIVYGFSIVVIAISYLLPTIYISNLSHNTPLVVHIVVILLAYAAFIVASLLALQMAYLDYQLKNKRPIAMHPALPSLMTIEKQLIRLLSVGLALLSIAILTSFIFFEDAFTHTQMHKTVLSILAWLFYSVLLWGHFKQGWRSNKIAFGTLFGSILLSLAYFGSRFVKEIILN
- the mutH gene encoding DNA mismatch repair endonuclease MutH translates to MQSIINPPKDINELMSRAQNIAGFNLQQIAALHHLSVPNDLRKQKGWIGQLLELHLGATAGSKPIQDFPELGVELKTIPINAQGKPLETTFVCVAPLTGNHGITWQTCSVANKLKQVLWIPVLGERDIPIAERIVGSPLLWQPDTLESAQLQEDWEELMDMIALGQVEQITARHGKYLQLRPKAANNKVRTKAYGSEGEIIQVRPRGFYLKKAFTHQLLRKHFNI
- the ffh gene encoding signal recognition particle protein, which translates into the protein MFENLTDRLSATLKNVSGRGRLTEDNVKETLREVRMALLEADVALPVVREFIKNVKEKALGQDVSKSLNPGQAFIKIVQAELESAMGEANETLNLAAQPPAVLMMAGLQGAGKTTSVAKLALFLKQREKKSVLVVSADVYRPAAIKQLETLAGEVDVEFFPSNIEQNPVDIANAAIEHARKSFIDVVIVDTAGRLHVDTDMMKEIQDLHVAINPIETLFVVDAMTGQDAANTAAAFNESLPLTGIILTKADGDARGGAALSIRHITGKPIKFIGMGEKIDALEPFHPERIASRILGMGDVLSLIEEVERNVDKDKAEKLAKKVQKGKGFDLEDFRDQLVQMKSMGGMMGMMDKLPGMNQVPDAVKDQMDDKLTSRMEAIINSMTPAERQRPEIIKGSRKRRIAMGSGSQIQDVNKLLKQFTQMQKMMKKMSGKGGMKKMMGKMKGMMPPGMGGGMGGMGGGKGPFG
- the rimM gene encoding ribosome maturation factor RimM (Essential for efficient processing of 16S rRNA), which translates into the protein MSSTDKPMVVGRLGAVYGIKGWIKINSFTDIPEGIFDYSPWLIEQKGEWVEVAIEDCKRHGKGLVAKLVGIDVREEAQALTGAEIAINADQLPELEDEYYWRDIIGCSVETDKGYTLGKVTDMMETGSNDVLVIKANATDAFGKKERLIPYLDGQVIISVDITAQKIIVNWDPSF
- a CDS encoding amidohydrolase translates to MFASNNILNKTLLAASIIFATSLHAAEQVDLMITDATVLTMNSEKAIHENGTVVIKGNKIIAVGDAKLAQQYQANIVMDVDGDIVMPGLINTHTHASMTVFRSLADDVPGRLHRYIFPLEKKLVSRDMVRIGANLGNLEMVKGGVTTYSDMYYFEDEVAKTVDKIGMRAILGETVIKFPVADAQNAQEGIQYALKFIEEYKDHPRITPAFAPHAPYTNTTEVLQQITKLAKEHNVPVLIHLAESDRENEKIAARADGKSPVEYMDSIGSLDERLVAAHMINVSESDIELVKKAGTGVAHNMSANIKSAKGVSPALKMYDEDIRIGLGTDGPMSGNTLSTIDEFNQVAKVHKLVNQDRGAMPPVKVIDMATMGAARALHMEDKIGSLEVGKLADVIVIDTKAPNMVPMYNPYSVLVYSANSGNVRHSIVAGKVIMQDRNMLTVNEKNIIEEAIEFTKKVRQTVIENGEKVI
- the rpsP gene encoding 30S ribosomal protein S16, producing the protein MVTIRLSRGGSKKSPFYTVVVTDSRNARDGKFIEKLGFFNPMAAGQEERVRLDNVKIEAWVAKGATVSNTVAKLIKDAAKAA
- the rplS gene encoding 50S ribosomal protein L19, which encodes MSNIIAQLEQEQMKTDLPTFAPGATVVVQVKVVEGDKSRLQAFEGVVIAKRNRGLHSAFTVRKITSNGEGVERVFQTHSPVVASITVKRHGDVRQAKLYYLRGLTGKAARIKEKLGKRKSK
- a CDS encoding HlyC/CorC family transporter, whose translation is MDDISTGTLFGLLTILILISAYFSSSETGMMSLNRYRLKHLVKNNHTGAKRVEKLLNRPDRLIGLILIGNNLVNILASSIATIIGMRLFAENEALGLALSTGLLTIVILIFAEVTPKTLAALHPEKVAFPSSFILRPLLTLFYPLVWLVNIISNGLLRLFRVNVDHDDNGALSSEELRTVVHEAGAMIPQRHQDMLISILDLEKVTVDDIMVPRNEIIAIDINDEWEILLRQLRNISHTKVLLYRDTIDDAVGFVHTRDALRLLLKEQFDKTTLLRAVKELYFIPESTPLNVQLLKFQRKKERIGLIVDEYGDIQGLVTLEDILEEIVGDFTTTMAPSASEEIIAQPDGSYIIDGTANVRDINKEMNWHFPTDGPKTLNGLILEYLEEIPEPNISLKIADHPLEVLEIENNVIQRVRVQPAEKENPQLVF